ATGTGCCAGAAGCACTGCTCTCTCGGCATATTGCCTGAGCACTACGACATTGTGGCCAAGTATCTCATTGCCGCTTTTGGAGAGGTCCTTGGACCAGCCATGACTCCCCAAGTCCAGATTGCTTGGAGCAAGGCTTACTGGCTGCTTGCAAAGATGCTCATCGGCCGAGAGGCCCAGCTGTATCATGattggcagcattggcagGGTTGGAGGAAGTTTCGCATTGAACAAAAAGTGGAGGAGTCGGATGACATTTACTCGTTCTATCTTGTCCCCGAGGACGGCAAGCAGCTGCCGAGCTTCATGCCGGGCCAGTATGTCTCGGTGCGCGTTCAGCTACCGAACAATGGATATCTGCAATTACGGCAATATTCGCTCTCTGAGAAGCCCAAGCCGGATTATTATCGCATCACGGTCAAGCGTGATCGAGGATCGCAGATGACACGACACCCGAGTTACCTGTCAAACGAGTTTGGCACCAACCCCGGTGTCGTCTCCAACATGCTCATTGATCAAAAGAACGTCGGGGACCTTCTGGAACTCACTCACCCGGCGGGAGAGTTCTTCCTCGACACGTACAACACCTCCAACTCCCCTCTGGTGCTGATTTCTGCTGGAGTTGGTGTCACCCCCATGGTGGCCATCCTCAACTCTGTGATTGAGAAGCAGCCCAACAGGCCAGTGTCGTGGGTGCAAGGTGCGCGAGACTCGATCCCGTTCTACCTCCACGTCCGAAAGATCGCCCGCGACAAGCCTCACATCAAGaccaacatcttcaagacGCGCCTTGCGGAATCTGATCTGGCGGGCGTCACCTATGATCACGACGCACGGGTGGACCTTGACAAGGTGCACGCGCAGGACTTGTGGTTGAATAATTCATCCACCGAGTACTTTATCTGCGGGCCGGAGCAGTttatgatggagatggctaGGCGCTTGAGGGAGTTTGGCGTGCACGGCGATAGGATCAAGCTTGAGCTTTTTAGCACGGGCGATACTGAGTTCCAGGTTGATGCGCTGAGCATTGCGTCTGGACGATCTCAGGCGGCGAcatcttgcagcagcagcaattaAATGGATCACGCTGCCTACCAATGGGTATAGGAATATCTCTGTATGCATATACACGAGACTGCAGGAACAAAAACAGCCACAAACGGACACACACCACACATGTACGAAATTAATAGGACAGTACGGAAGGGACGGGGAGAGGGACGGGGAGTCAAGGTCATGAAGTATAGAGGTAGAACCGGGCAAAATCGCAGGATTGGAAAGGGCATATACTGGGCAGTATACGACATGTTGACGAAACATCAATTACTACAAAAAGAGGCGGGATCaataaagagaaaaggggaaacTGTTATTTTGGCATAAGTCAGCAGTGGCTTGCGGGACAGATGGCGTTGCgatgttcttttctttcttttgctttgctttatTTTCTATCAAAGAGATTGAGAATTGTACCGTACCTCATATTTGTTGGAGGGATTCATAGCAGTGATGTGATTCATGGCATTCTGGATATTTTGAGCAGCTTTAATGACGAATGGATAATAAATATGTTCAAGTATAACAATCAAGTCCAAATGTGAAATCACAACATCACTACTAAAGGAGTTTGACATTCTTATACATACCTACAGACGTATCGCCAAACATTATCCATTAACCTTCATCTAAACAACACTTCACGGCTGCTTTGCAAACCGGTGGCTCCAGAACCCAGGCCACCAGTCCTTGACCTCCTCAACCAACCACCTCGCAATCGCCGCACTCACGTCCTCGGGCTTCTCAACCGCAAGGTGATGACCCGCATCGACGATTGTCTCCGTCAGCTTCTCGCACTTTCTCCTCTGGTAGATGGTAGCTCCCGAGTTGCGCGCACAGTCGCTGACGCTATCCCATCTTGCGTGGACGAAGAGCACCGGCATGAAGAGCTTGCCGTCGTGCTTGCTGTGGGCGAGATTATACTCTTCGTTGGCTTTGTGGTTCATGTAGTAGCATCCGGCGGAGCCGAAACCGGTCTTTTCCATGGCGGCTACGAATTCCTGAAAGACGTcgagcttcatgatgatttcttcatccttgacgGTTGATGGCGGAGGGGGGCTATCGATGCCGCCGAACCAGCCGCCTTGCTTGAGGACGTTTGCTCTGGGAGAGGGTGTGTCTTCGGGAAGCCACTCTGGCTTTCGGAAGAGATATCGTAGCATGGTATACGGGTTCTTGTTTTGAAAGGCAATCGCCTTGTCAAAGGACTGCTCATAAAACGCCATGTAGCTGAGCTGGCCGTATGGGTACTCCTTCTCGGGATAAACGTGGCGATCAATGGCGGCCAACAGCCCGGCCCACCCGCGCTCCAGGACTCCGTACGGGATGGCGAGCCCGGCGACGGCCCGAACGACCTCGGGCCGGGTGTTTGCGATGGTGTACACCGTGGCGCAGCCCCAGTCGTGTCCTATCCAGATGGCTTGGTCTCTGCCTGTGTCGTGAAGCACGGCGAGGACGCCCTCGACGACTTTTTCCTGAGAGTAGTCTGTCGGAACGCTGGTGGTTGTTGATCTGCCGTAACCTGGCATATCGGGGGCGACTACTCGAAACCCGAGGCTTGCGAAAGCTTGGAGCTGGGGATGCCAGGTTTTGGCGATGCCGGGCCAGCCgtggacgaagatgatgagagggCCTTGCCGAGGGCCGGCGGCGAGGTAGAAGATGGACTTGGCCTCATCGCCGTAGGTGACGGAGTGTTCCTCGTACGGAATGGTTGACATGTTGTTcttgaagcttctttttcagcCTGTCTCTTTGTGGGGTCTTGTATTTTCGTTGCTTGGTGTTTTCGAGGTTGACTCTGTTTGGTTCTGGTTAATGGGTGACTGGTGTGAACTTTATATCAAACCGGCTCACCTGCATCTTATATGTGCCATTTTCAACTCTGAGTATTACACTCGGCATCAGCTTCCGTTCCCGAGGCACCTATTCCGAGGTGTTACCTCATTGTGTTGCCAAGCTGTGCGCGAAGGGTAGTATTCCATGGTAAATATACGACCTGCAAGAGCTGGAGTTGATGGCAATCGACAAGTCGATTACGGTTGCACCGAGAGTACAACGCGATGATTAATCACAAAATGTGATTTTTAATCACCCAGACGGGTAAATCTTCAAATTATACCTTTGTAACTTTGAGTCATGATAGTTttgaggatggagagaagacGTCGAGATGGGGAAGCGGAAGCATTCGGTTAGACAGTGCGTTGGCATGTACATAGCCAAGTTGTTGCCGTCTTGAGATGCTTGTGAGATTGATCACAACGCTACTCGGCTGCCCAATCTTTGAGCTATACCTTTTCAGCTTGAGTCATGATaatttggagatggagagaagccaTCGCGATGGAGTAATGGAAGCAGCGTTCGTTTAAACAGTGAGTTGGTAGCCACGTTGTCGCCGTTTTGGCATCAACTGTTCGGTGGCAACGCCACCCGTCTGTCCAACCATCGCTTTCTACCattgacagcttcaatcCCAAACTCATCCCAATTCAATTCTTTAAATAGTAATCGCGCTTCCGGGTAGCTAGCACTGGCGATGCTGCGGCCGCGGGATCTCGCCAGTGTTACGCGGGATCGTCGCCCGCTGCAGATCCAAACGAACCTGCAGGACAAGTTGAAGAAACGGACTCTGCCGCTTAGCTTCGCTAACGAGCAAAGAGGAGCTTGGGCTGGGTGACAAGCATAATCAACCATAATCAACTGACCGCTTTAGCTCCGTCGTTAGCGATGCTTCATAGCCCTGTCAGCGACGCCAAAGGAGCCAGGCCAGCCACCGGCTCAAGTTTCTTGCGTGTGTATCCACCGCGAATAGTTTCATGGGCATGGGGGCGGTTCGTGACGCCTCGCAAGCGCCGTGGTCAGCACCTTGAGCGAATCTTCAGGGTCTCGAATGCGTGCTCTGTGTGTGTTGTAACTCCGTATGGCGCGTAGGTTTTGTGGCATATCAGTGACTTGCGCACGTTTTTGATAGGGGGCGTCCCGAGATAAGGACCATTTAGCTTGAGAGGGCGTAGAAGCTAGAGGGAATTCGCAATGAATAGAGAAGAATAGCTCGCTAAGTTGTTAGCTGGTTGGCTAGTAGCGTTGATGGCTTGGGATGCCGCGATCAAGATCTGACCAACAGTCAGTCTCATTTCGTTGATTCCCagtgttttgtttctctcaCCTTTGCTCTGGTTTCCATTGCTTTCTCTCTGAACTGCGTCTAGCCATGTGTTGCTAGCAAGCAGATTCACGGAGCTTCggccctcttctctctctcccccttttccctgcTCCTCTCCAAAAACAGGCCAGTCTCTGGGCCATCATGCTTCTCCCCCCTACCTTGCACACTCCCAGGAATGGCGATTTTGGCTCTCAATCCAACGCAACGGACAATTCGAGCCAAACGGCGTATTACCCCGCGTCTTCCCGTGCTGCTTGTGGCTCCTTGGCTCCTTGGCTTCTGACCAGGTTTGATTTGCTCATCTAGAAAGCttccatatccatatccatgccTGGCCTGAGCATTGGCTGTTTCTCCTCCAGCAATCGCAGAACCCCCGGTTACTCGAACTAGGGCCGATTTTCCTCAATTCACATCCCGGCAAcgtttcttctttcttcttctttcggaTATCGCCGTGTTCATTTTCACGacgttttctcttctcttccttttcttttgacaTTTTTGCATTACGAGCGATACTGccattttattttttatttttatgaattactttttttgcttggccATGTCTCTGTGattgattttttttaattcaCGATTTCGTTTTTGTACCTTTTTTTGATACAGTTTTCTCGGGGAAACCGGTTTGCATGGAGAGTCggtaaaagaaaagggtGTTCTTTCGCAACCACTTTCCTGAATGGCGCGCCGGGTCCGAAAGACGCCGTGGAGCCGCACGGGATGCAGTACGTGCAAgcggaggagaaagaagtgTGAGTCTCATTCTGCCATTTCTATTTCGAGCGGGCGTCGCGGCATGTGTTTGGGGGCTGTATGGACTGGTGTGCGTGAGACacggcagagacagagacacCAGgaagtgagagagagaaaacaacaagAGACTGTGAACTGACTGACGCTGAGAACTGCAGGTGATGGCCAAAAGCCGAGGTAGGTTTTAagcagctctttttctttcttttgtttcgttctttttttgcagGCACTTTACGCGAAGATACTATTGACTAGCCGAAGCTCGACGAGCTTACCTCGGACCGAACTTGCTACCCTTTGATTGATTCCTTTTGCTGGGGATTTCGTTCCACTGACTGTTTTAACGATGGCAGGTGTCAGACATGCCTGCGGCTGGGCCTCGAATGCGTACAGTTCGACATCTTCTGTCCCATCAACGTCGTTACACCGACACGCGAATCCCGGCCGTCTGGAGCGGTGACGGACGCCGCCCCGGAGCCAGATCCGGACGAATCGAATCACTCGAGCccggcatcgacatcatcgggGTCTTCCGGCGGCACGGCAGACGACGCAGAGTCCAGCAGCGAGCCGGCGGAATGGCAGagcgtctcttcttcttccgcgcTGGTGCGGTCGACGACTCGGCGGCTCTCgcagtcgtcgtcatcatcgcgGTCGTCACAATCGCAGTATGAGTCGCAGTTTCAGCTACAATCATCACCGCACCAAAACCAACATCAcaatcatcaacatcaccaggTGGCCCTGCGGACTCGTGGCGGCTCGCGGGACGAGCGGCCGATGCCGTCGCTGTCGGCCTTTTCATACCTGTCTACGAGCGAATACTTCTTCTTGCAATACTACCTGGAGCGGCTGAGCAACGTGCTGGTCAACGCAAACAGCTACGTCAACCCGCTGAAGCAGCTGATCCTGCCGCGGATCGCCTCGTCGAACCTGCTACTCGACGCAATCTGCGCCACCGCGGCCTTGCA
This genomic stretch from Trichoderma breve strain T069 chromosome 1, whole genome shotgun sequence harbors:
- a CDS encoding oxidoreductase NAD-binding domain-containing protein, with protein sequence MALTPQQVKLVRDTIPALTEQGEVITTLFYRNMLTAHPELHDYFNTVNQANGRQPRALTAIILSFANNINHITELIPKMERMCQKHCSLGILPEHYDIVAKYLIAAFGEVLGPAMTPQVQIAWSKAYWLLAKMLIGREAQLYHDWQHWQGWRKFRIEQKVEESDDIYSFYLVPEDGKQLPSFMPGQYVSVRVQLPNNGYLQLRQYSLSEKPKPDYYRITVKRDRGSQMTRHPSYLSNEFGTNPGVVSNMLIDQKNVGDLLELTHPAGEFFLDTYNTSNSPLVLISAGVGVTPMVAILNSVIEKQPNRPVSWVQGARDSIPFYLHVRKIARDKPHIKTNIFKTRLAESDLAGVTYDHDARVDLDKVHAQDLWLNNSSTEYFICGPEQFMMEMARRLREFGVHGDRIKLELFSTGDTEFQVDALSIASGRSQAATSCSSSN
- a CDS encoding alpha/beta hydrolase fold domain-containing protein, with amino-acid sequence MSTIPYEEHSVTYGDEAKSIFYLAAGPRQGPLIIFVHGWPGIAKTWHPQLQAFASLGFRVVAPDMPGYGRSTTTSVPTDYSQEKVVEGVLAVLHDTGRDQAIWIGHDWGCATVYTIANTRPEVVRAVAGLAIPYGVLERGWAGLLAAIDRHVYPEKEYPYGQLSYMAFYEQSFDKAIAFQNKNPYTMLRYLFRKPEWLPEDTPSPRANVLKQGGWFGGIDSPPPPSTVKDEEIIMKLDVFQEFVAAMEKTGFGSAGCYYMNHKANEEYNLAHSKHDGKLFMPVLFVHARWDSVSDCARNSGATIYQRRKCEKLTETIVDAGHHLAVEKPEDVSAAIARWLVEEVKDWWPGFWSHRFAKQP